The DNA sequence GTGAATACCGCTTTTTTTGTTTCTTCATGAATATCAGAATATCCGTTATTATATAGCCCCAAAAGACAACACAACATGCATAAAACCCTTCATATTCTAAATGGAGATGGCCTCCTTCATTCTTTTAAGGAATCACAAATCAAAGGTGATATTGCCATTTTCAGAGAAACACTATGTACTGGCCCAGTCCATCCGGATGTTGCTTCTGAAGACTTCTGGAAAATTCGTGCTGCTTATTTCGAAGCTGATTATGAAATTGACAATCCGAACTACCAAGAAAAGACCATCAATGAGTTTGAGGAAAAAATAAGCAGCTTATGTCAATATGATCAAGTAGTTTTTTGGTTTGAACATGACCTGTTCTGCCAGATCAATCAACTGGCACTGATCTCATATGCTCATCTACAACAATGCTCAAACACTCAGTTTTTTCAAGTTCCTTTCTCCAAGTTATTTTCTACAGCCAAATATAAAGGTCTAGCGGAATTACCTCCCCAGAGCCTGGTACAGTTATATAAAAACAAAACCTTACTTACAGAGGAAATGATGGAAAAAAATCATCTTTTCTGGAAAATGTACTGTGATCCTGACCCAAGAAAACTGCACGAATTAATAAAGGAAAATCACCCTGATAGCACCGATCTTTATG is a window from the Limibacter armeniacum genome containing:
- a CDS encoding DUF1835 domain-containing protein gives rise to the protein MHKTLHILNGDGLLHSFKESQIKGDIAIFRETLCTGPVHPDVASEDFWKIRAAYFEADYEIDNPNYQEKTINEFEEKISSLCQYDQVVFWFEHDLFCQINQLALISYAHLQQCSNTQFFQVPFSKLFSTAKYKGLAELPPQSLVQLYKNKTLLTEEMMEKNHLFWKMYCDPDPRKLHELIKENHPDSTDLYDAFLAHFRRFPHPISGIGSPERLILNVINESPKPRRKVLGSILMADSIYGYGDLIFEKILDYLSPLYDNHEMLTLNETGLKVLNNEKNFLELADDKFYMGGSTQQDFYWDGLLIKR